ATTAAAAAAGCTTACTCGAAGGAAATTAGAATTAATCTGGGGTTTGAAATAGATTATATCGAGGGCTTTGAAGCAGCCACATCCAAATTCCTGAACAATTATGGAGAAATAATGGACGATTCCATTCTTTCCGTTCATTTTCTGCTGAATAACGGAAACTACTACTGCTTGGACTACAGTGAAGAGGGTTTTGCCGAGATATGCCGGGCGGCAGGCTCTGTTGAGGATACCTATAATCTTTATTACCGGACAGTTGAAAAATCCATTCTTTCCGATTTGGGCAGCTGGAAGCCTAAACGAATCGGCCATATCACACTCGCTCATAAATTCCAGCTGCTGTTCCCTGCACCCGGTCAGGACTTGGAACGAATCAGCAGCCTGCTTGATTTAATAAAAGCGGGGGGCTATGAGCTTGATTACAATACGGCGGGCTTGAGAAAAAAACATTGCCAAAATCCCTATC
The Metabacillus sp. FJAT-52054 genome window above contains:
- the hisJ gene encoding histidinol-phosphatase HisJ produces the protein MKIDGHVHTPFCPHGSPDSLKSYAERAIELGFKEISFTEHAPLPEGFSDPVPEKDSALPMEQLELYIHSILEIKKAYSKEIRINLGFEIDYIEGFEAATSKFLNNYGEIMDDSILSVHFLLNNGNYYCLDYSEEGFAEICRAAGSVEDTYNLYYRTVEKSILSDLGSWKPKRIGHITLAHKFQLLFPAPGQDLERISSLLDLIKAGGYELDYNTAGLRKKHCQNPYPYNSAARLAIEKGIPLVYGSDAHMAEDTGADYQAFERLITGLPLSSE